A section of the Petrimonas sulfuriphila genome encodes:
- a CDS encoding SIR2 family protein, whose protein sequence is MENFDIFFENNLINNRFTNDRNFYKYFETFVLKLIENILQKEDKPLIKYPDIGLISEKNKCKSYIQLDAIAPEGINNLPGPTLIEIKSNLSTKTIQNLFNFNENYAKEFQSYLFIIGTSLSNTDKKFLKNNLTKSFNTNLEIWDLDKIRELASLSNELSKNIINNIDNEIFNLTIENAKKASNDWTKERDSQIEKLQVAYKNDDIVLMIGAGASKDAGVPDWGELLKDLNLSIIDKQISSKLNISEKSELADSLVSMQNGAPLVSASYIRNALGNDFVTEIKNSLYKHVKPTKDQLLLEVIAKLSRPRRKRVGIEAIITYNFDDLLETQLKKNGVDFKSIYREGDFEIPTNLSVYHVHGFIPKNADEYKNLEQSLLVFSEEGYHELQFDAYSWSNMVQMKALREKTCVLVGLSGVDPNLRRLFSIHSKRFDGCKHYILLERQFKDEIINKSTKFLEFSKLHHKIQEDTFHEIGLNVIWYNNHSEAPRLLEQLDK, encoded by the coding sequence ATGGAGAATTTTGATATTTTTTTTGAAAATAACCTTATCAATAATAGGTTCACAAATGATAGAAATTTTTATAAATATTTTGAAACATTTGTCTTAAAATTAATTGAAAATATACTTCAAAAAGAAGATAAACCATTAATAAAATATCCTGACATAGGCTTAATTTCTGAAAAAAATAAATGTAAATCTTACATTCAACTTGATGCAATTGCTCCTGAAGGAATTAATAATTTGCCAGGACCCACATTAATTGAAATTAAATCAAATCTTTCAACTAAGACAATTCAAAATTTATTTAATTTCAATGAAAATTACGCAAAAGAATTTCAATCATACTTATTTATTATTGGCACTTCTTTATCAAATACGGACAAGAAATTCTTAAAAAATAATCTGACAAAAAGTTTTAACACAAATCTTGAGATATGGGATTTAGATAAAATCAGGGAACTTGCTTCTTTGTCTAATGAACTAAGCAAAAACATCATTAATAATATTGATAATGAAATATTTAATTTAACAATTGAAAATGCAAAAAAGGCATCTAATGACTGGACAAAAGAACGTGATTCTCAAATAGAAAAACTCCAAGTAGCATATAAAAATGATGATATTGTCTTAATGATTGGGGCTGGAGCTTCAAAGGATGCAGGTGTACCTGACTGGGGTGAGTTATTGAAAGATTTAAACTTGTCGATTATTGACAAGCAAATATCGAGTAAATTAAATATTAGCGAAAAAAGTGAACTTGCAGACTCTTTAGTAAGTATGCAAAATGGAGCACCATTGGTTAGTGCCTCATATATAAGAAATGCATTAGGAAATGATTTTGTAACTGAAATTAAAAATTCATTATATAAACATGTCAAACCAACTAAAGACCAACTATTATTGGAAGTAATTGCAAAGTTATCTCGCCCAAGAAGGAAACGTGTTGGTATTGAAGCTATTATAACCTATAATTTTGATGATTTACTAGAAACTCAATTAAAAAAGAACGGCGTTGACTTCAAGAGTATATATAGAGAAGGTGATTTTGAGATTCCAACAAATCTTTCAGTATATCATGTTCATGGTTTCATTCCTAAAAACGCTGATGAATATAAAAATTTAGAGCAATCACTTTTAGTATTTAGTGAAGAAGGGTATCACGAACTGCAATTTGATGCATACTCATGGTCAAATATGGTTCAAATGAAGGCATTAAGAGAAAAAACATGCGTGCTTGTTGGATTATCTGGTGTTGACCCGAATCTGCGGAGATTATTCAGTATTCATTCGAAAAGATTTGATGGTTGTAAACATTATATTCTATTAGAAAGACAATTTAAAGATGAAATAATAAATAAATCAACAAAGTTTCTTGAGTTTTCAAAATTGCATCATAAAATCCAAGAAGATACTTTTCATGAAATCGGCTTAAATGTAATTTGGTATAATAATCATTCAGAAGCACCTAGATTACTTGAGCAATTGGACAAATAG